The Elaeis guineensis isolate ETL-2024a chromosome 12, EG11, whole genome shotgun sequence sequence gaaagggagcaAGCCTGAGAGTTTTCGGAAGGACCCCCGAGCACTGTTggcttccccgatatatatagtggagcatggtatggcggcgtcattaatggcgcggacaattgaagaattatcaattcactgtagaatgtcagagtcaccgtaaaggtgtcaaatcgccatagggccgtcaaatcactagggttgacaaagtcataggcgggataatgccacTAGGCGGTAGCGCCGCATGTcgttgtcagggctgacagtcccTGGCGGTAGTATGGCTCCTGGAGGAGTCgtccgaccttgggtcggtggccagctgaaggGCGTCGGGTAGAGCTTCGGACCCCTCCTATGGTCAGCCGGGCCCGTCGCGGGAGTCGGACACTGGATGCCCCGATGTAGTCGGTCGGGAGGGCagaaagggtctgcccgaccgacatactctcggtcggtcggtcggtcggtcgatatATCCCAACATCTAGCCTACCCTTCCCCCAGGCCAGCTTAAGAAGAGGTTTCTCGACTCCAGATTCCAAGTTACGATTACACCAACTAAAGGCTGGCCCTCAAGAATGGACGAGGCCCAACTTTATCGGCCTTAGACAGAtgggaaataatttttttttttttgatcaataatgacCGTGATTTGAAGAAATTAATCTTACTTTACCACGATTgaagaaaatataaattataataagttATAAAAACCTTCCTAAATTTATATCTGCCTACTTCCAATAGCTCATTTAAATGTATATACATTAGTTAAATTAATAGTATTAGTAAAATTATTTATCTCATATAAAAAAACTGAAATTATTCTTTGGATGACTGATacgttatttaaattttttaattatttttgaaattttttggatatttaaatctaatttaagattattgatttgattaatatttatgattaaagtattTATAGATTTCTCAAATATGATTAATATCTAatctcagtttttttttaaaaaattactctaAAAACTACGGTACAAATTTTCCGTGGCCAGAAGCAGCGCTGCGTGTCCTCATCTAATCCGAAAGCAAGGCGTCGCCGATAGCGAGACCGAATTGCCAGGGAAAATCACCGATTTTACCAGCAAGAAGCGGCAAGGGCGGTCGTGGGGCGTTTCCTTTCGTGCCGTGTGAGCCCCCGCTGTTGCCGAGGGCAAAGGGTAGGGTATACATTTGAGCCTGAAAGGGGCCCAGAAGAAAGGAACCTGAAAAGACTGGACCCTTAGGAaagtgttgttttttttttttttgaaataagaaAAATTATGGAACGAGTTTTGTTTGATTttgctcatcaaaatcaataatgcTGATGTTGTCATCTTGTATGGTCCAAAAGCAGCTAAAAAGCTGAGGACAGGTCACAGAGCACTGACATCAAGAAAGCTTCTTTATATCTTAAATTTGACCCATGTATCTTTAAAGTGGCTTAGTGTTGAATTTAGAGAAGCAAGGAGCTTCAAGTAGACTATACTCTTTCCAACACGTCTtaatatttctttttttaataaaaaaagggACTTTTAAAAAATTGGATTAGAGAACAGGGACTAACATGCCCATTTGCTTTTTCTTAAACAAATAAAAAGtgataatttattttcttctctttggcCAAATAAATAAAAAGTTAAGATTAAAAGATACAATGAGATGTAGCATACAAGGAATACAATTTATGCAATGTGATTGCCAGTAGTGAAGACAAGAGAAACAAGATAATGATAGTGATTGATTCTTGTGTGATTTATATATGGAATCTCCTGGATTTCAGTATGTGGTCCATATCTATTTTACATTAACTGTGCTCTGTCTTCCTCTCATGGGTCGCGACCGATGTCAAGTTCTTAATACCTTCTTCACCAAATTGGTTAAATTTGCTCTTATTTGTTCCGTAAGGAGAAAATCCAATGACCGTTGCTTGACTGGCATTGAAAGTGACACAAAATCTATCCCTATCAACCCCCTGGAGCGAGCTGGGTGGAGCTATCAATGTCATTGTATTGTTAAAGAAAAAGATACAAATCTAACATCATCAGTAGACAACTTCTCACAGAATTTTGAGCATCGATTCAAACTCTTACTGTTTCTAGATGTGAAAGAGAAAATGtagaaattaaaaaaagaggCAGATAGGGTGTATAATTCAATGATTGGTCCTATCTTTCCTTTGGAACCGGTTCCATTCTCTAGCCATGAATGCTGTTTCCccaaatatttaatatatatatatatatataatttttctattttatacataaaataattaaaaagtaTAATTTTTTTGACTGTCTCTGTGAAAGCCCGGCCCACTAGccctgttaaaaaaaaaaaaaaaaaaagaagaaaaacagagcaggaagacttccgattggagtcttcctcttccccgatcaagaatcggagtcctagggccattgaaaaaccctaggacgagctctataagaacccttctcctctcctctatgggtagatccatcagtcgccgtcgattgccggagatttttctccgattttttcgtttgaagccgcgactcctcgacctgtgttcgccgcgatttcacgccggtggggggtcaccggaggttgtggtaaggtctcatttctctccctctcttctctcccttctttcctgtGCCTGTGGGTACgattgccggcgacgggtgtcgccggattttgttggaaaagagaacctCTGTCCGGCcccttttctccgattttccggcaccgacggtcaccgccgaccactggTACAGGCCCTCCGAACTCGAGGGAAGGCCgtccttgccgccggccaccgtcgggcaaGGGGTGGCCGTGAATGGCCGACGTGGGGAACGGGGAACTTTAGGTCCCCTGTTccagccaaagaaggccacgggaggggggaaaaagaaaaagaaaggaaaaggaaaaagaaaaagaaaaagaaaagaaaaaaaaagaaaaaaaaaaagaaaagaaaagaaaaatatataatcaaataataataataataataataataaaaaggaaaagaaaagaagaaaaagaaaagaaaagaaaaatatatatatttataaaataaataaataaataaaataaataaataaataaataaataaaaaagaaaaaaaagagagaaagtttctctcatccccctctaaaatctttctctctctaaaattggattcgttctctctctactttctctctctaaaaaaaaaaatctctccaagaaatcctatgaatcccttattaggctatcttcttcacttctagggacctatgaccttaaatcgggttagagccgaagggagagatttattggattgattatcaaatcggtcatttctttatattatgtaattttattagaaatatgaaatttattaatgatttaatattttaaataggactgtctgattcttttaaggaagattaaaaggtcccgaacgatcgaggtaagtagatcttatgctccttatttatttttaaatgatcatgtttttatgtaaagaattgctattgatgaaatcataatttttcataaaataaggatcggcatatgtgatatgaaagagcatgttttattatgagcattgattttatgaatatgtcttatgaaaatagcatgattatgaagcatgaatttcattgtttttccatctatgtatatgtatgctttaagaaaaagatataaagatttcaaaagctctcagatggctatgaatgaatcccttcgggaaggtcgacatccggagctagcatccacatgaaacatggccctgccagcgggtataaagttggcacatgaattaagaactctgtcgattaagaaacatggtcctgtcatgggtataatagtgaccttagcacgaatgtctgtgagcaatattttgaaacatgacatgaatacatgatgaacatGATTTacaattcataattgtgaaatatacatgatttatgcatgcatgatgagcttataacttgttttattatatgctctatgaaatatttacttttgcaataattgttatttgctaaatgatgcattatcatagaaaacttatgcctgatccggtaaggaagcgaaagtctacttactgagctagtgtagctcatattccaggcttggagatcagcaaagcaagtttagaaattttgctctaggaattcagtttatgtttacggattgtagtcattatgaattttaagacttggattatttcatctttggatttagatgctctgaaccagttttgatttaattaaataattgaattgaactttattattatatttatttgtgatacacctgtcATTATACTTAAGAaaatgaattttggcttcgtgttatcgtgggtccatcccttggtagcatggccgtgttatgtcctagatttggggtgtgacattttatggtatcagagcaatagatTTAATCAAGGatagaacttaaaacctaacagtgaGTAGCTAGGTTACGCGtagttagactctgacttaaattattaactgtactgtaactctgttataaaataacgtaataatgattggcatttgaataggaaacgatgagcgatagggagggcgagactttggcaaatatggccgctaggacaagaggagcaagaGGAGCAAGACTGACGTCACGAGGAGCTGACAATCAACCAGCTGAGCGGGCTCCTGACGCACCGGCCACACAGGCGGACATTGCTGGTGTTTGTCAAGTGGTGGCTCAACTTATTCAGCAGCAGGCACAGACTGCTCCTCGaccgacattatctatggagtcatactatgagagattcagaaggctcaacccacctctatttgagggtggatctgatcctatagctgcagagacatggattcgagagatggaaaagatgtttgatgccctgcaataccctgagaatgtgaaggtccgattagccattcctatgttaaaaggaaatgccgagttttggtggactgcaataaaagctgcctatgggaacaatgatgatcagctcacttgggaagaattcaaagagatattcTATGATCAGTACTTTTCGAggacaatgagattggtaaaagaaaatgagtttctagccttaaagcaaaaggatgatatgacggtgctagaatatgctaacaagtttaatgagctaggccgcttctgcTCCCAACTTATGGaattcgaaaggagtaaagctaacagatttGAACAAGGTCCAAGATATGGAATTCGATCccgtctgtcttctcatattttcaataactacaaggacgtattggagcgagctttgaaagtgaaatctgaattgaaaagagcagaactagaaagaggagataagaagagaccgagatcagcagaaaatctaaaggatcagcaaaaaaatttcaaaagtaataactctgataagaagaaagaatcttcatcctgctcctactgtggaaaaaatcacaatggaccttgtctcaagaggattggagcatgcttcttatgtggtgaaaaaggacatatggctcgtgattgcccaaataagaaaagagatgactctagatctaacaaaccagttgatcaaaaacaaaaaggaaacgcacgagtgtttactttaaaccagcaggaggccaatgcaaatgatcaagtggtgacatgtattatcccagtcaattctaATTATGCTCATGTGTTATTCGATTCTGGCTCttcacactcttttatatctctcaagtttgctacttctttgaattgtgtgcctgaaaaactaaatgaaccattatatattagcacaccttttaaaaatattgttgttgctgacattattttcaagaattgcataatccaaatagaaaaaaaagaattagcagcagatttgattcagctaaatatgtaTAATTTTGATGTTATTCTTGGGATGAATTGATTATCTTCGTACCatgcacatattgattgttttggaaaaagagtagtatttcaaatttcggatgaaccgcaattcttctttcaaggcgaagttcataatacggaatccaaacaatctttgggtattatctcaatcatgaatgcaagaaaagctttaaggaaaggatgcaaagcatttttggcccatgtaattaacgtcgagaaggaaaagataaagctGGATGATATCTCAATTGTCAaagaattttctgatatttttccagATGAACTACCCGAATTGCCCCCAGAGCGTgaagttgaatttaaaattgatatcacctCGGGAACGGGACCTATTTCGAAacctccttatcggatggctcccatagaattacgagaattaaaggatcaactgcaagaacttttgaataaaaagtttgtccGGCCAAGCACATCACCTTGGGaagctcctgtgttatttgtgaaaaagaaagatgggagcatgcgattatgcattgactatcgggagttgaacaaggtaaccataaagaaCAAATATCCTCTTCcacgaatagatgacttatttgatcaacttcagggtgctcaagttttctccaaaattgacttacgatcaggctatcatcaactaagaattagagatgaagatgtacctaagactgcatttagaaccaggtatggccattatgaatttttagtaatgccttttggactaaccaatgcaccggctgctattatggatatgatgaacagaattttcaagccgtatctggatcaattcgttgttgtttttattgatgatagcctagtgtattctaaaaatatagaggaacatgagagacatttgaggatcgtgttttagaccttgagaaaagagaagctcttcgccaagcttagaaagtgtgaattctggttggatagtgttgtcttcctcgGTCATGTAATATCCAAGGaaggaatctcagtcgatccaaagaagatagaagtcaTGGTAAATTGACCTCGACCGACTAATGTGacggaagttagaagcttcttaggcttggctggttattatagaagattcgtcaaGAGATTTTTCC is a genomic window containing:
- the LOC140852799 gene encoding uncharacterized protein: MSDREGETLANMAARTRGARGARLTSRGADNQPAERAPDAPATQADIAGVCQVVAQLIQQQAQTAPRPTLSMESYYERFRRLNPPLFEGGSDPIAAETWIREMEKMFDALQYPENVKVRLAIPMLKGNAEFWWTAIKAAYGNNDDQLTWEEFKEIFYDQYFSRTMRLVKENEFLALKQKDDMTVLEYANKFNELGRFCSQLMEFERSKANRFEQGKWVQQLAPRAIKQTILNWETGDSVWKSHRTKNLLPLQLLKFCSRMSTLTDKHRE